The Sporanaerobacter acetigenes DSM 13106 genome includes a window with the following:
- the priA gene encoding primosomal protein N', whose translation MKKFIAQVIVDNKTSNTDKPYTYLIKEEMLEDIREGMRVVVPFGMGNRLIKGIVINIEEYEKEFTKFKYIEDVLDDKPIISKEMIDLSFWMRDYYLSSYLDALHLVMPPGNIKEINTYINLKKEWKEKIGDLGPKEKEIFDILIKNDGISFENLKKLNKDKNLRRKVISLEEKGLIRTTLEIDTKIRKKYERYVHLCNREVLLDELLLDIDKRANKQIEILEFLYNIDEISMKELLRTTNTSLSVVKTLEEKGKVAIYEKEVLRDPIPDDICKYNKHELTKQQKYCVETIYSDIKKGKCDKFLIHGVTGSGKTEIYLQLIEKIIASGKQAIVLVPEISLTPQTVERFVGRFGDNVAVLHSKLSNGERFDEWRRIKEDKVKIAVGARSAVFAPFNNLGIIIIDEEHENSYKSSMNPKYDAIKVAEKRCEIEGASLVLGTATPSIETYYRTKLSEIKLLTLDERINNKNLPMMSIIDMREELDKGNKSILSIELYKAIEENLKNKKQTILFLNRRGYSTFVSCRKCGYVVKCDNCDVSMTYHFKENKLKCHYCGMSLKPPEVCPKCGSKYIKYFGIGTEKIEETIKNYFPQARVARMDLDTTSKKNSHIKILNRMKKGEIDILIGTQMITKGLDFPLVTLVGIIAADTSLNLPDFRSAERTFQLLTQVGGRAGRGDFEGKVIVQTYNPSHFSIQMAKNYEYNEFYETEIMMRKEFKYPPFIDILDIVIYGPEEERVINSAKKVHSDIVKQLEKESRRDLVENIFGPNPAPLEKLKNNYRWQILFKCNKNDLDLLKGVIKRVCIDNSQSKHYKGIKFNIDVNPNSIL comes from the coding sequence ATGAAGAAATTTATTGCTCAAGTGATTGTGGACAACAAAACTTCAAATACGGACAAACCATATACTTATTTGATAAAGGAAGAAATGTTAGAAGACATCAGAGAAGGAATGAGAGTTGTTGTTCCTTTTGGCATGGGAAATCGACTCATTAAAGGAATTGTAATAAATATAGAAGAATATGAGAAAGAGTTTACTAAATTTAAATATATTGAGGATGTACTTGATGATAAACCTATTATTTCTAAAGAGATGATAGATTTAAGTTTTTGGATGAGAGACTATTATTTATCGTCATATTTGGATGCACTTCATCTTGTAATGCCACCAGGAAACATTAAAGAAATAAATACCTATATAAACCTTAAAAAAGAGTGGAAAGAAAAAATAGGTGATTTAGGACCAAAAGAAAAAGAAATTTTCGATATATTAATTAAAAATGATGGAATTAGTTTTGAAAATTTAAAGAAATTAAATAAAGATAAAAACTTGCGAAGAAAAGTCATTTCATTAGAAGAAAAAGGACTAATAAGAACAACATTAGAAATAGATACTAAAATCAGAAAAAAGTATGAGAGGTATGTTCATCTATGTAATAGGGAAGTTTTACTTGATGAACTGCTTTTAGATATAGATAAAAGAGCTAATAAGCAGATTGAGATTTTAGAATTTCTATATAATATAGATGAGATTTCAATGAAAGAACTTTTAAGAACAACTAATACATCTTTAAGCGTTGTAAAAACATTAGAGGAAAAAGGAAAAGTAGCAATTTATGAAAAGGAAGTCTTAAGAGATCCTATTCCTGACGATATTTGCAAATACAATAAACATGAACTTACAAAACAACAAAAATATTGTGTTGAAACTATTTACAGTGACATAAAAAAGGGAAAATGTGATAAGTTTTTAATTCATGGTGTTACTGGCAGTGGGAAAACAGAAATTTATTTGCAATTGATTGAAAAAATAATTGCGAGTGGAAAACAAGCAATAGTATTGGTCCCAGAAATATCTTTAACTCCTCAAACAGTTGAAAGATTTGTAGGAAGGTTTGGAGACAATGTAGCAGTATTACATAGCAAACTTTCTAATGGAGAAAGATTTGATGAATGGCGAAGAATAAAAGAAGACAAAGTCAAGATTGCAGTTGGAGCTAGAAGTGCTGTTTTTGCACCTTTTAACAATTTAGGAATTATCATAATAGATGAAGAGCATGAAAATAGCTACAAATCTAGTATGAATCCTAAATATGATGCCATTAAGGTAGCAGAAAAAAGATGTGAAATTGAGGGAGCTTCTTTAGTTTTAGGAACAGCTACTCCTTCTATAGAAACTTATTACAGGACTAAATTAAGTGAAATAAAACTTCTAACTTTAGATGAAAGAATAAATAATAAAAATCTACCTATGATGAGTATAATAGATATGAGGGAAGAACTAGACAAAGGAAACAAGTCAATATTAAGTATTGAATTATATAAGGCAATAGAGGAAAATTTAAAGAACAAAAAGCAAACGATATTATTTTTAAATAGAAGGGGATATTCAACTTTTGTATCCTGTAGGAAATGTGGTTATGTAGTTAAATGCGATAATTGTGATGTTTCTATGACCTATCACTTCAAAGAAAATAAATTAAAATGTCATTATTGTGGAATGAGTTTAAAACCTCCGGAAGTTTGTCCTAAGTGTGGGAGCAAATATATAAAGTATTTTGGAATTGGTACTGAAAAAATTGAGGAGACTATAAAAAACTATTTTCCTCAAGCCAGAGTAGCTAGAATGGACTTAGATACCACTTCTAAAAAAAATAGTCATATTAAAATACTAAATAGGATGAAAAAAGGAGAAATTGATATTTTAATTGGTACTCAGATGATAACTAAAGGTTTAGATTTTCCATTAGTCACCTTGGTAGGGATTATAGCTGCTGATACTAGCTTGAATTTACCCGATTTTAGGTCAGCAGAAAGAACATTTCAACTTCTAACTCAAGTAGGTGGGCGAGCAGGAAGAGGAGATTTTGAGGGAAAAGTCATAGTTCAAACATACAATCCAAGTCATTTTAGTATACAAATGGCTAAAAATTATGAATACAATGAGTTTTATGAAACTGAAATAATGATGAGAAAAGAATTTAAATATCCACCTTTTATTGATATACTAGATATAGTTATATATGGTCCAGAAGAAGAAAGAGTGATAAATTCTGCTAAAAAGGTGCATAGTGATATTGTAAAACAATTAGAAAAAGAATCTAGACGTGATTTAGTAGAAAATATATTTGGACCAAATCCGGCACCATTAGAAAAACTTAAAAACAATTATAGATGGCAAATACTTTTTAAATGCAATAAAAATGATTTAGACCTGTTAAAAGGTGTTATAAAAAGGGTATGTATAGACAATAGTCAAAGTAAGCATTATAAAGGTATAAAATTTAATATAGATGTAAATCCAAATTCTATATTGTAG
- a CDS encoding zinc metallopeptidase, translating to MYGGYYYGGSGTYLYLLIPALILSLYAQAKVNNTFSKYLRVSSYSGYTGREVARMILDRNGLYDVRIEQAGGQLTDHYDPRTKVIRLSYDVYNGTSIAALSVAAHEVGHAIQHGEGYFPLILRNNIAPIASIGARFVWIFILLGFAISPLLLEVGIILYLGIVLFQVVTLPVEFNASNRALAQLESGIVSANEIGPAKEVLKAAALTYVAATLVAIGQLLRLISLSNRRD from the coding sequence ATGTATGGTGGATATTATTATGGTGGATCCGGAACATATTTGTATTTGCTCATTCCAGCACTAATATTGTCTCTATATGCACAGGCCAAAGTAAACAATACTTTTAGCAAATACCTTAGGGTATCTAGTTATTCAGGCTATACGGGTAGAGAAGTGGCTAGAATGATATTAGATAGAAATGGTTTATATGATGTAAGAATAGAACAAGCTGGGGGACAACTTACAGATCACTATGATCCTAGAACCAAGGTTATCAGATTGTCTTATGATGTATACAATGGAACTTCAATAGCTGCATTGAGCGTAGCTGCTCATGAGGTAGGCCATGCTATTCAGCATGGAGAAGGCTATTTTCCATTGATTTTAAGAAATAATATTGCACCTATTGCGAGTATTGGGGCAAGATTTGTATGGATTTTTATTTTGTTAGGTTTTGCTATAAGTCCATTATTGTTAGAAGTAGGGATAATCTTATATTTGGGCATAGTTCTTTTTCAAGTTGTTACTTTGCCAGTAGAATTTAATGCAAGTAATCGGGCTTTGGCACAATTAGAATCTGGAATTGTGTCTGCAAATGAAATAGGTCCTGCAAAAGAAGTTCTAAAGGCAGCTGCATTGACTTATGTAGCTGCAACATTGGTAGCGATAGGTCAGCTTTTAAGACTTATTTCATTATCGAATAGAAGAGATTAA
- a CDS encoding Stp1/IreP family PP2C-type Ser/Thr phosphatase, whose translation MQIGVCSDIGKARENNQDSYFYSQRMDFPLFIVADGMGGHKAGEVASCMAVEIVKDFFLDKKKQNLLDNEENLISFIEESINRANDKIYKKAISNEQYNGMGTTLTMAYFLNGKVFIGHVGDSRAYLVRDNGLMQLTDDHSLVAELVKKGSISKEEAQYHPQRNIITRAVGTSEEIDVDIKFVEIKNDDILLMCTDGLTSMIEENEIKNLLLVGSNMQESCNDLIKKANDLGGLDNITVIAMKIV comes from the coding sequence ATGCAAATAGGAGTTTGTTCAGACATAGGAAAAGCTAGGGAAAATAATCAAGATTCTTATTTTTACTCTCAAAGAATGGATTTTCCGCTATTTATAGTAGCAGATGGTATGGGAGGACATAAAGCTGGTGAAGTAGCTAGTTGCATGGCAGTAGAAATAGTTAAAGATTTTTTTCTTGATAAAAAGAAACAAAATTTATTAGACAATGAAGAAAATCTAATATCTTTTATCGAAGAATCTATTAATAGAGCAAATGATAAAATCTACAAGAAAGCTATAAGTAATGAACAATACAACGGAATGGGTACAACTTTAACTATGGCATATTTTTTAAATGGTAAAGTTTTTATTGGTCATGTTGGAGATAGTCGAGCTTATTTGGTTAGAGATAATGGACTTATGCAATTAACTGATGATCACTCTCTTGTTGCAGAACTGGTTAAAAAAGGCAGTATAAGTAAAGAAGAAGCTCAATATCATCCACAGAGAAATATTATAACTAGAGCAGTAGGGACAAGTGAAGAGATAGATGTTGATATTAAATTTGTAGAAATAAAAAATGATGATATACTTTTGATGTGTACTGATGGATTAACTAGTATGATTGAAGAAAACGAAATTAAAAATTTGTTATTAGTTGGAAGTAATATGCAAGAATCATGTAATGATTTAATTAAAAAGGCTAATGATTTGGGTGGGCTAGATAATATAACAGTAATAGCTATGAAAATTGTATGA
- the rlmN gene encoding 23S rRNA (adenine(2503)-C(2))-methyltransferase RlmN — protein sequence MYYNDLKSFSLDEMKSIFVEMGQKEYRAIQTFKFIHQNMVNSIEDITVLSKSLRDKLNENFSISDISIAERYDSKLDNTKKYLFKLEDANIIESVAMEYKHGTTACISTQVGCKMGCAFCASTKGGLIRNLSSGEILSQVYNIQNDLDIKLSNIVLMGSGEPLDNYENVIKFLNILHDENGQNLSYRNITLSTCGVVPKIYKLAEQELPITLSISLHSPFNEERKRIMPIAKAYSLDELLEACRYYINKTNRRITFEYTLIKEINDRKEDLNELSRILKGLLCHVNLISLNPIEEFAKDKANKNTIEMFKRELTKSGIPVTIRREMGSDINAACGQLRRKYISKEDHI from the coding sequence TTGTACTATAATGATTTAAAGTCCTTTTCTTTAGATGAAATGAAATCAATATTCGTTGAAATGGGACAAAAGGAATATAGAGCAATACAAACTTTTAAATTTATACACCAAAACATGGTGAATTCCATAGAAGATATAACTGTTCTATCTAAAAGTCTTAGGGACAAGCTGAATGAAAATTTTAGTATTAGCGATATAAGTATTGCTGAAAGATATGATTCAAAACTTGACAATACAAAAAAATATTTGTTTAAGTTGGAGGATGCCAATATAATTGAAAGTGTTGCTATGGAATATAAACATGGAACAACTGCTTGCATATCAACTCAAGTAGGATGTAAGATGGGATGTGCTTTTTGTGCTTCTACAAAAGGAGGCCTTATAAGAAATTTAAGTTCTGGAGAAATACTTAGCCAGGTATATAATATACAGAATGATTTAGATATAAAATTAAGTAATATTGTTTTAATGGGAAGTGGCGAACCCTTAGATAATTATGAAAATGTGATTAAATTTTTAAATATATTGCATGATGAAAATGGCCAAAATTTAAGCTATAGAAACATTACATTATCTACTTGTGGGGTGGTGCCTAAGATATATAAATTGGCAGAACAAGAATTGCCAATTACATTGTCTATTTCTCTTCATTCACCCTTTAATGAAGAAAGAAAAAGGATAATGCCTATAGCAAAAGCTTATTCATTAGATGAACTTTTAGAGGCCTGTAGATATTATATAAATAAGACCAATAGAAGGATAACTTTTGAATATACTTTAATCAAGGAAATAAATGATAGAAAAGAGGATTTAAACGAATTAAGTAGAATACTAAAAGGACTTCTTTGTCATGTAAATTTGATTTCCTTAAATCCAATTGAAGAATTTGCTAAAGACAAAGCTAATAAAAATACTATCGAAATGTTCAAAAGAGAATTAACTAAAAGTGGGATTCCAGTTACCATAAGAAGAGAAATGGGTTCAGATATAAATGCTGCTTGTGGACAATTAAGGAGAAAATACATAAGTAAAGAAGATCACATCTAG
- the fmt gene encoding methionyl-tRNA formyltransferase → MNIVYMGTPEFAVHPLETLFNSGFNIPLVVSQEDKPKGRGKKLLPTPVKKKAQELNLEIYQPKKINCEECIQRINEINPDFIVVAAYGQILKSEILSIPRYGCINIHASLLPRYRGAAPINWAIINGEDETGITIMKMEEGLDSGDILLKKSIPITEADDSITIHDKLSKLGGELIIEGLMGIVDESIVAVKQDHSKSTYAPMLDKKSGKIDWNKSGKDIRNLVRGLKPWPFAYTFYNDLNIKIHEVSIIDKYKDGEIGEIVKVSNEGVFVNCSDSTIVIEELQFPGKKKLQVEEYIRGNTIEEGTILK, encoded by the coding sequence ATGAATATAGTATATATGGGAACACCTGAATTTGCTGTGCATCCACTAGAGACACTATTCAACTCAGGTTTTAATATTCCATTAGTTGTTTCTCAAGAAGATAAACCAAAGGGTAGGGGTAAAAAACTATTACCTACTCCAGTAAAGAAAAAAGCTCAAGAATTGAATTTAGAAATATATCAACCTAAAAAAATAAATTGCGAAGAATGCATTCAAAGAATAAATGAGATAAATCCAGATTTTATAGTTGTAGCAGCTTATGGACAAATACTTAAAAGTGAAATTCTTTCAATACCTAGATATGGTTGTATAAATATACATGCTTCATTATTACCTAGATATAGAGGTGCAGCTCCGATAAATTGGGCAATAATAAATGGTGAAGATGAAACGGGAATAACTATTATGAAAATGGAAGAAGGACTGGATTCTGGAGATATTCTTTTAAAGAAAAGCATACCAATAACTGAAGCAGATGATTCTATAACTATTCATGACAAACTTTCAAAACTTGGTGGAGAACTTATCATTGAAGGATTAATGGGAATAGTAGATGAAAGCATAGTAGCGGTCAAGCAAGACCACTCAAAATCCACATATGCACCTATGCTAGATAAAAAATCAGGTAAAATTGATTGGAATAAATCAGGGAAAGATATAAGAAACCTTGTTAGAGGTCTAAAACCTTGGCCTTTTGCTTATACTTTTTACAATGATTTGAATATAAAAATACATGAAGTGAGTATAATAGATAAATATAAAGATGGTGAGATTGGAGAAATAGTCAAAGTTTCCAATGAAGGTGTATTTGTCAACTGCAGTGATTCGACTATTGTGATTGAAGAATTACAATTTCCGGGGAAAAAGAAATTACAGGTTGAGGAATATATTAGAGGAAATACCATTGAAGAAGGTACAATACTTAAATAG
- the def gene encoding peptide deformylase codes for MAVRQIRYLEDPILRKKSREITDINDRIKTLLDDMVETMYKSEGVGLAAPQVGILRKAVVIDVGEGLLKLVNPEILEVEGENIDFEGCLSIPGSSGKVIRPERVKVKYLDIDGNEKIIEGTGLLARALCHEIDHLDGILFIDKMIEEE; via the coding sequence ATGGCAGTAAGACAAATAAGGTATTTAGAGGATCCTATACTGAGGAAAAAATCAAGAGAAATAACTGATATAAATGATAGGATAAAGACTTTATTGGATGATATGGTTGAAACGATGTACAAAAGTGAAGGTGTAGGTTTAGCTGCACCTCAGGTTGGTATTTTAAGAAAAGCTGTAGTTATAGACGTAGGTGAAGGACTATTGAAACTAGTCAATCCAGAAATACTCGAAGTTGAAGGAGAAAACATAGATTTTGAAGGATGCTTAAGTATACCTGGGAGTTCAGGCAAGGTAATAAGACCTGAAAGAGTTAAAGTTAAATATCTTGATATAGATGGGAATGAAAAGATAATTGAAGGTACTGGACTTTTAGCAAGAGCTCTTTGTCATGAAATAGACCATTTAGATGGAATACTTTTCATCGATAAAATGATAGAAGAAGAGTAG
- the rsmB gene encoding 16S rRNA (cytosine(967)-C(5))-methyltransferase RsmB, with protein MTKNAREVALNILIEIDEKGAYSNIVLNKIGREKLSKLDENFVRELVYGVLENRLYLDWVIKKFSKIKLKKIEPIILEILRMGVYQIVLMDKIPDSAAVNESVKLAKKYSHIGSAKYVNGLLRNVSRNKDSIREIDLEDKKEYLRIKYSHPEWMINRWLEEFGEEFTEDLCRANNTRPKLNIRINTLKIKREQLKYILESKGYIVSNTNYASDGLIIENPQGIIDIEEFKAGFFIIQDESSMLVSQILDPKEGSLVLDLCSAPGGKTTHIAQKMNNHGKILARDIYEHKLKLVQENSNRLGIDIIKTEKFDSIELDENLIEKVDYALIDAPCTGLGMIRRRPEIKWNRTENDIVNMSDIQYKILKNASKYLKSGGTLVYSTCSIEREENIDIINKFISENEDFKLVSVDNLLDSKENVSTAKDGYIELFPHIHGTDGFFVAKLLKNYR; from the coding sequence ATGACAAAAAATGCTAGAGAAGTTGCTTTAAATATATTAATAGAAATAGATGAAAAAGGTGCATATTCGAATATTGTTTTAAATAAAATTGGAAGAGAGAAATTAAGTAAATTAGATGAAAATTTTGTTAGGGAGCTGGTATACGGTGTATTAGAAAATAGATTGTATTTAGATTGGGTAATAAAAAAATTTTCAAAGATTAAATTAAAAAAAATTGAACCAATCATATTAGAAATATTGAGAATGGGGGTATATCAAATCGTGCTTATGGATAAAATTCCAGATAGTGCAGCAGTTAATGAATCAGTTAAATTAGCAAAAAAATATTCTCATATTGGTTCTGCGAAGTATGTAAATGGATTGCTTAGAAATGTATCTAGAAATAAAGATAGTATTAGAGAAATAGATTTAGAAGATAAAAAAGAGTATTTAAGGATAAAGTACTCACATCCAGAATGGATGATAAATAGATGGCTAGAGGAATTTGGAGAAGAATTTACGGAAGATTTGTGTAGGGCAAATAATACTAGACCTAAATTGAATATAAGGATCAACACATTGAAAATAAAAAGGGAACAACTAAAATATATATTAGAAAGTAAGGGTTATATTGTTTCTAACACCAACTATGCTAGTGACGGATTGATAATAGAGAATCCACAAGGAATTATAGATATTGAAGAATTTAAAGCTGGTTTCTTTATCATACAAGATGAAAGCAGTATGCTTGTATCTCAAATTTTGGATCCTAAGGAAGGTAGTCTGGTTTTAGATTTATGCAGTGCTCCAGGAGGTAAAACTACTCATATTGCTCAAAAAATGAATAACCATGGGAAAATTTTAGCTAGAGATATTTATGAACATAAACTAAAACTAGTTCAGGAAAATTCAAATAGACTTGGAATAGATATTATTAAAACAGAAAAATTTGATTCTATAGAATTAGATGAAAATTTAATTGAGAAAGTAGACTATGCATTGATAGATGCACCATGTACTGGATTAGGAATGATACGAAGAAGACCAGAAATAAAATGGAATAGAACAGAAAACGATATTGTAAATATGAGTGATATTCAGTATAAGATATTAAAAAATGCTAGCAAATATTTAAAGTCTGGGGGAACACTTGTGTATAGTACTTGCAGTATAGAAAGAGAAGAAAACATTGATATTATAAATAAATTTATTAGTGAAAATGAAGATTTTAAATTAGTTAGTGTTGACAATTTATTGGATTCGAAGGAAAATGTAAGCACAGCTAAGGATGGATATATTGAGTTATTTCCACATATACATGGTACTGATGGTTTTTTCGTAGCCAAACTTTTAAAGAATTATAGATAA